Proteins from one Candidatus Margulisiibacteriota bacterium genomic window:
- the dnaA gene encoding chromosomal replication initiator protein DnaA, producing MAIVDINTIWNDVLPLLEKSLNRPIYEALISSTKPVSFNNGVFEAAVPNHVVKEWLSKYCVTLLEQELAAHLPGLKSVSFVVGPESLFSTPLFEATSIEPVKAQPPLNQHLNYRYTFDTFVVGHGNRFAHAAALAVAESPATAYNPFFLYGGVGLGKTHLMQAIGHRVLLKNPRAKILYTTSEMFTNELINSIRDDRALQFRNKYRNIDILMVDDVQFIAGKERTQEEFFHTFNTLYESHKQIVLSSDRPPKEMTTLEDRLRSRFEWGLTADIQPPDFETRMAILKKKAEISGIVVSDDLLAVIASRIISNIRKLEGALIRVVAFASLTNRAIDIALVDQVLKDVSTPEKEALNISIDLIKKITAEHFNLRIEDLSAKVRTEKIATARQVAMFLARELTGASLPKIGDEFGGRDHTTVLHACAKIKTKQKKDSDLADSIRSIGALVRKYTPSAVH from the coding sequence ATGGCTATCGTCGATATTAACACGATCTGGAACGACGTACTCCCGTTATTGGAAAAAAGTCTTAACCGGCCTATTTATGAGGCGCTTATCTCTTCGACCAAGCCGGTCTCCTTTAATAATGGCGTGTTCGAAGCCGCCGTGCCCAACCACGTGGTCAAAGAATGGCTTTCGAAATATTGCGTGACGCTCCTGGAGCAGGAGCTGGCGGCCCATCTGCCCGGCTTAAAAAGCGTTTCTTTCGTGGTCGGCCCCGAGTCGCTGTTTTCCACGCCGCTTTTTGAGGCGACCTCGATCGAGCCGGTCAAGGCGCAGCCGCCGCTCAACCAGCATTTGAACTACCGTTACACCTTCGACACTTTTGTCGTCGGTCACGGCAACCGCTTCGCCCACGCCGCCGCCCTGGCGGTCGCCGAAAGCCCCGCGACGGCCTACAATCCCTTTTTCCTTTACGGCGGGGTGGGGCTCGGCAAAACCCACCTGATGCAGGCGATCGGCCACCGCGTGCTGCTGAAAAATCCGCGCGCCAAGATCCTTTATACCACCTCGGAGATGTTCACCAACGAGCTGATCAACTCGATCCGCGACGACCGCGCCCTGCAGTTCCGGAACAAATACCGCAATATCGACATCCTGATGGTCGACGACGTCCAATTCATCGCCGGCAAGGAGCGGACCCAGGAAGAGTTCTTCCACACTTTCAACACTTTATACGAATCGCACAAGCAGATCGTCCTAAGCTCGGACCGGCCGCCGAAGGAAATGACCACGCTGGAAGACCGGCTGCGTTCCCGCTTCGAATGGGGCCTGACCGCCGATATCCAGCCGCCGGACTTCGAGACCAGGATGGCAATTTTAAAAAAGAAGGCCGAGATCAGCGGCATCGTCGTTTCCGACGACCTTTTGGCCGTTATCGCCAGCCGGATCATCTCCAATATCCGCAAATTGGAGGGGGCGCTGATCAGGGTCGTGGCCTTTGCCTCTTTGACCAACCGGGCGATCGACATCGCCCTGGTGGACCAGGTGCTCAAGGACGTGTCCACGCCGGAAAAAGAGGCGCTGAACATCTCCATCGACCTGATCAAGAAGATCACCGCCGAGCATTTCAACCTCCGGATCGAGGACCTGTCCGCCAAAGTGCGGACCGAAAAGATCGCTACCGCCCGGCAGGTCGCCATGTTCCTGGCCCGCGAGCTGACCGGGGCCTCGCTGCCGAAGATCGGCGACGAATTCGGGGGCCGCGACCACACGACGGTCCTCCATGCCTGCGCCAAGATCAAGACCAAACAGAAAAAAGACAGCGACCTGGCCGACTCGATCCGGAGCATCGGCGCGCTGGTCAGGAAGTACACACCCTCGGCTGTGCATTAG
- the dnaN gene encoding DNA polymerase III subunit beta, which produces MEFSCEKKDLQAGVSTVEKIVATRSTLPIIGNVLFEAQKSGIKISANNLEIGMELGIKANVTKEGSALLPAKKLSEIVSRLPETKISFKLGENGTIRINYDQSHVNLHALPADEFPALPKVKEGKAFSVEPETLVSVIKQTIFSASSSEEKYVLTGALLEAGKSSQAGDASNLRMIATDGYRLAKRGEKIELKGDPGISVIIPARALQELAKILEGKDKGEVKINVSGEQISFKYEDTYLVSRLIQGQFPDYRQVIPKKSATKLHLNTRELLKAAERAAVIASGSANVTAFELRSGKLYVTANTPDLGSVTEVLNAEVKGAEKARVSFNIRLITDVLNTIEEEQIVLELGEGLSPGVIKPAEGPDYLYIVMPIRTQEAA; this is translated from the coding sequence ATGGAATTTTCTTGTGAAAAGAAAGATTTGCAAGCCGGAGTTTCCACGGTCGAAAAGATCGTGGCCACCCGCAGCACGCTGCCGATCATCGGCAACGTTCTTTTTGAAGCCCAAAAGAGCGGCATAAAGATCTCCGCGAACAATTTAGAGATCGGCATGGAATTGGGGATCAAGGCGAACGTCACGAAAGAAGGTTCCGCATTATTGCCGGCCAAAAAACTGAGCGAAATCGTCTCCCGCTTGCCGGAAACAAAGATCAGCTTCAAGCTGGGCGAGAACGGAACGATCAGGATCAACTACGACCAATCGCACGTGAACCTGCACGCGCTGCCGGCGGACGAATTCCCCGCTTTACCGAAAGTCAAAGAGGGCAAAGCCTTCAGTGTTGAGCCAGAGACCTTGGTCAGCGTAATCAAACAAACGATCTTTTCCGCTTCGAGCAGCGAAGAAAAATACGTTTTGACCGGAGCATTGCTGGAGGCGGGGAAAAGCAGCCAGGCCGGGGATGCTTCCAATCTCCGCATGATCGCGACGGACGGCTATCGCCTGGCCAAGCGGGGCGAAAAGATCGAGCTAAAGGGCGATCCGGGCATCAGCGTGATCATTCCCGCCCGGGCGCTGCAGGAACTAGCCAAGATCCTGGAAGGAAAAGACAAGGGAGAGGTCAAGATCAACGTCTCCGGCGAACAGATCAGTTTTAAATACGAAGACACTTACCTGGTTTCCCGCCTGATCCAGGGGCAATTCCCGGATTACCGGCAAGTGATCCCCAAAAAGAGCGCGACCAAGCTGCACCTGAACACCCGGGAGCTGCTGAAGGCGGCGGAGCGGGCGGCGGTCATCGCTTCCGGATCGGCCAACGTCACGGCCTTCGAATTGCGGAGCGGAAAGCTCTATGTTACCGCGAATACCCCGGACCTGGGGAGCGTGACCGAAGTGTTGAACGCCGAAGTTAAGGGGGCGGAAAAGGCGCGGGTCTCTTTCAATATCCGCCTGATCACCGACGTCCTTAACACCATCGAAGAAGAGCAGATCGTGCTGGAATTAGGCGAAGGGCTGAGCCCGGGCGTTATCAAGCCGGCGGAAGGCCCCGATTATCTTTACATAGTAATGCCGATCAGGACGCAAGAGGCCGCCTAG
- a CDS encoding DUF721 domain-containing protein: MTQKIGEIFLQIDGNIGGLVRNCRLLDLWAMVVDERVARNTEPVKIRDRTLHIYTKTPVWAQELSFLKTQIIKKFNEKAGRDVISDIRFKTMEVA; encoded by the coding sequence GTGACGCAGAAGATTGGGGAGATTTTCCTGCAGATAGACGGGAACATCGGCGGGTTAGTCCGCAACTGCCGGCTACTGGACCTCTGGGCGATGGTCGTGGACGAACGGGTCGCCCGCAACACCGAGCCGGTCAAGATCCGCGACCGGACGCTCCACATCTACACCAAAACGCCGGTCTGGGCGCAGGAATTATCGTTCCTGAAAACCCAGATCATTAAAAAATTCAACGAGAAGGCGGGCCGGGACGTCATTTCCGACATTCGCTTCAAGACGATGGAGGTAGCTTAA
- the rpmH gene encoding 50S ribosomal protein L34 — MSTKRTYQPHKKSRKTTHGFLVKMRTRGGRRVLSSRRKKGRKRIAP; from the coding sequence ATGTCAACGAAAAGAACGTATCAGCCGCACAAGAAGAGCAGAAAAACAACGCACGGGTTCCTGGTCAAGATGAGGACCAGGGGCGGCCGCCGGGTGTTGTCCAGTCGCCGGAAAAAGGGCAGGAAGCGGATTGCTCCCTAA
- the gyrB gene encoding DNA topoisomerase (ATP-hydrolyzing) subunit B — protein sequence MAKAAKTKDPSGYDASSIKILGGIDAVRMRPGMYIGSTGKPGLHHMIYEVVDNSVDEALAGHCDTIEVTIHKDNSVSVDDNGRGIPFDIHPETKRPAAEVVLTTLHAGGKFGDSVYKVSGGLHGVGVSVVNALSEWMDVEIYREGKVYNQHFDVGEPKKEKIGSAKDKERTGTVITFMPDKKIFDDIIFEYETVKHRLQEVAFLNKGLKIILADERGKKEPETFHYEGGLIEFVKHLNKGKEAMYAPPVLFATDKDNTYVEIAMQHCKEYYDENIFSYVNCIRTREGGTHLVGFKSGLTKAINNFAKKNNLLKENEALAGEDVREGLTCVINLRIANPQFEGQTKTKLGNSEIKGLVDSITIDGLGAYLDKNPAAARAIIEKSLLAYRVRAAARKAQELERKKSALDTATLPGKLADCSESDPSKCEIFIVEGDSAGGSAKQGRDRRFQAILPLRGKILNVEKARLDKILANNEIRTLITAIGPGVVTALKGDGNGDAEVELTPEELHKRLRYHKIILLCDADVDGAHIRTLILTFFYRYARELVENGHLYIAQPPLYLLKKNKAQHWLHSDAELEKKLKEIGKEGISLQRYKGLGEMNAEQLWETTLNPETRTMLQVQLEDAETADEIFTILMGSEVEPRREFIEQNAKLVKRLDV from the coding sequence ATGGCAAAGGCGGCAAAAACCAAGGATCCGTCAGGTTACGACGCATCCAGCATTAAGATCCTGGGCGGGATAGACGCGGTCCGGATGCGGCCGGGCATGTACATCGGTTCGACCGGAAAACCAGGCCTCCACCACATGATCTACGAGGTCGTGGATAACAGCGTTGATGAGGCGCTGGCGGGGCACTGCGATACGATCGAAGTGACGATCCATAAAGACAATTCCGTGTCGGTGGACGACAACGGCCGCGGCATACCTTTTGATATCCACCCGGAAACGAAGCGGCCGGCGGCGGAAGTCGTCTTGACCACGCTGCACGCCGGCGGCAAGTTCGGCGACTCGGTCTATAAGGTGTCCGGCGGCCTGCACGGCGTCGGCGTCTCGGTCGTCAACGCGCTGTCGGAATGGATGGACGTGGAGATCTACCGCGAAGGGAAGGTCTACAACCAGCACTTTGACGTCGGCGAACCGAAAAAAGAGAAGATCGGCTCGGCCAAGGACAAAGAGCGAACGGGGACGGTCATCACCTTCATGCCGGACAAGAAAATATTCGACGACATTATTTTTGAATATGAAACGGTCAAACACCGGCTGCAGGAAGTGGCGTTCCTTAATAAAGGATTAAAGATCATCCTGGCCGACGAGCGGGGCAAAAAAGAACCGGAGACATTCCACTACGAAGGCGGGCTGATCGAGTTCGTGAAGCACCTGAACAAGGGCAAAGAAGCGATGTACGCGCCGCCGGTGCTTTTTGCTACCGACAAGGACAACACTTACGTCGAGATCGCCATGCAGCACTGCAAGGAATATTACGACGAGAACATTTTTTCTTACGTCAACTGCATCCGGACCAGGGAGGGCGGGACCCACCTGGTGGGCTTCAAGTCGGGGCTGACCAAGGCGATCAACAATTTTGCGAAGAAGAATAACTTGCTCAAGGAAAACGAAGCGCTGGCGGGAGAGGACGTCCGCGAGGGGCTAACCTGCGTCATTAACCTCCGCATCGCGAACCCGCAATTCGAAGGACAAACCAAGACCAAGCTGGGGAACAGCGAAATTAAGGGGCTGGTCGATTCGATCACGATCGACGGCTTGGGCGCCTATTTGGATAAAAACCCGGCGGCGGCCAGGGCGATAATTGAAAAATCCCTCCTGGCATACCGGGTCCGGGCGGCGGCGCGCAAGGCCCAGGAGCTGGAGAGGAAGAAATCGGCCCTGGACACGGCCACTCTCCCGGGCAAGCTGGCGGACTGCTCGGAGTCGGACCCGTCCAAATGCGAGATCTTCATCGTTGAGGGCGACAGCGCCGGCGGCTCGGCCAAGCAGGGGCGGGACCGGCGGTTCCAGGCGATCCTGCCGCTGCGCGGCAAGATCCTGAACGTGGAAAAGGCCCGCCTGGACAAGATCCTGGCCAACAACGAGATCCGGACGCTGATCACCGCGATCGGCCCGGGCGTCGTGACCGCGCTCAAGGGCGACGGCAACGGCGACGCCGAAGTGGAGCTGACGCCGGAAGAGCTGCATAAGCGGCTCCGCTACCACAAGATCATCCTGCTTTGCGACGCCGACGTTGACGGCGCGCACATCCGGACGCTGATCCTGACCTTCTTTTACCGGTATGCCCGCGAGCTGGTCGAGAACGGCCACCTTTATATCGCCCAGCCGCCGCTTTACCTGCTAAAAAAGAACAAGGCCCAGCACTGGCTGCACTCCGACGCGGAGCTGGAAAAGAAACTGAAGGAGATCGGCAAGGAAGGGATCAGCCTGCAGCGCTACAAAGGCTTGGGCGAAATGAACGCCGAACAGCTGTGGGAGACGACCCTGAACCCGGAAACCAGAACGATGCTGCAGGTCCAATTGGAGGACGCGGAGACCGCCGACGAGATCTTTACCATCCTGATGGGGTCGGAAGTCGAGCCGCGCCGCGAGTTCATCGAGCAGAACGCTAAATTAGTAAAGAGGTTGGACGTATAA